In Rhineura floridana isolate rRhiFlo1 chromosome 4, rRhiFlo1.hap2, whole genome shotgun sequence, the sequence TCACAAGCTGGTTAAAAAATGCTTCTTCTCCCATCAGAGTGTTGGAACAGCTGAGAACCTCCACTGTGGATTAGCCAGTAGCTGCGCTATCCTATACTTTCCTCCTGGGAAGGAGGCTCCAGAGATCCATGTGATAAGAGAGCGGAGGCTGCACTGTGCAGGCACTTTGAGGCTGTGGCTTATGCCTTACAAGCTTGGAAGTGGGTTCTGTTTTTGCCCGGGCCAATATGCTGTGGCAGCCAGGGAAGATGTCCTCAAGCACACCAAGGATGCAGTCAAGAAGATGTTCCTTGCAACAGCATTCCAGGCAGAAGCAGCAAGGGATGCTATGCAGTTTAGCGCCAGAGCCATGGTGGCAAGCACTGTGCCTCAGTGCAATATCTGGCTTCGCAGCTGGGAGGTGAACCCCCGATCACGAATCCAGGGTGGCTGGCTTGCTCTTTGCAGGATCCAAACTGTTTGGGGAGCCACTGGAGAAAATCCTCAGAGGCCTTGCCCTCACCCAGTCCTTTCAGGGTTTTGGGGGCTCAAGATCGTTCCAGTGCCCATGTTCCTCTGGGAGCTTCAAACAACACTGGAGCAGGACAGACAGGTCTTCAGGGGTGGCTTCCCCCAGAAGTCAGTCATCCTCAAGTTCCAAGTTCGAGAAGGGGACAAAGAAGAGCAGTTTGCATGACACCAGCAGAGCAGTTCCCCAGCACTCCATAGGGGGCAGGCTGCCAGAACCACCTCAGACAAATGGGTTCTTCAAACTGTTTCCTCAGGGTACTCATTGGACCTTTCCAGGTTGCCACAGGAAAAGTTCATAGCAACTCTGTACTCCAAGAGGCCAGACAAACATTGGGCCTACCTCAAGGCCATCAGCCACCTCCTCGACATCCAGACAGTGGAGCTGTTCCCGGGACCTAATCGAAAGCAGGGGGTGCACTCAATCCTGTTTCTGGTTCTGAAGAAAAATGGGGATGTCTGCACTATATTGGATCACAAGTGGCTGAACAGAAGAGTAATGTACAAGAAGTTCAAGATGGAGACCCTGAAGTCAATAGCAGAGGCCATCAATCAGGGCAATTGGATGGCATCCATTGACTTATCCAAAGCATATCTTTGCATACCTATCTGTTGCAGGCACAGGAAATACCTTTGATTCTACTACATCAGGAGGCACGTTAAGCACAGTGCTCTTCCATTTGATCCTGTCTCCATCCCCAGGGTCTTTACCAAGGTACTAGTTGCTCTGGTGGCATACTTGAGGACCCTGGGTGTGgggctacatccctatctggacaacaTCCTCATCTGGGCACCATCAAAAGAGCAATGTTGGAGGGACGTTCACTCTGGCGTGCCTGAAGCAGCACAGGTTCATTGTGAACATGGCTGCAGATTATCACTCATCTGGGGGTTCAAATGAACATTTTGCGACTGCGCCTCACCCAGGAGCAAGTGGACAAGATCATTTCTCTGTTGGAGAGGGTCATTGCCTTGGGATCTGCTGATGGAGCTGGCTAAGCTTCAAGGGGTGTCTGTTTTGTGCCAGAACCTGCTGAATTGGTCTCTCTTCCACTTTTGGCCACTGCTTCAGGTGCTTCTGTGGTTCCAGCAGCATTATTATATCATGTTTTAACTCATGATCACTTTCACTCTGATATTATTTTATGCTGATTTTACTATATACActacctggattttttttttaatttaatttttaatattcaacttattagtcgcttatctggctgaattgtcagccactctaagcgacgtacaaagcagaacatgtaaacatcaaaacattaagagactaacaacccaaggcagcttacacacaaaaaaaatacaaatacaaataaaaacaatacaatttacaaaaaaaaaaaatcaaactaacgaagtcttaacatctctaaaaaaaacaggaacagcaaaccaaaagcattcatcttcctggtaaaaggcagtccccagaaaaatgtcactaagagcaggggtgaggggcaaggcaggtggaaatgcttgccccttgatggtcccagcccaGTCTCATCCTTGCAGcaacacgactcagcctgcagctcctcctgataaggcccaggcagaggggtggggcaaggcagatggaaatgcttgccccttgatggtcccagcagtctcatccctgcagcagcagtctcatccctgcagctcctcctgataaggcccaggcagaggggtggggcaaggcaggtggaaatgcttgccccttgatggtcccagcagtctcatccctgcagcagcacaactcagcctgcagctcttcctgataaggcccaggcagaggggtggggcaaggcaggtggaaatgcttgccccttgatggtcccagcacagtctcatccttgCAGcaacacgactcagcctgcagctcctcctgataaggcccaggcagaggggtggggcaaggcagatggaaatgcttgccccttgatggtcccagcagtctcatccctgcagcagcagtctcatccctgcagctcctcctgataaggcccaggcagaggggtggggcaaggcaggtggaaatgcttgccccttgatggtcccagcagtctcatccctgcagcagcacaactcagcctgcagctcttcctgataaggcccaggcagaggggtggggcaaggcagatggaaatgcttgccccttgatggtcccagcacagtctcatccttgCAGcaacacgactcagcctgcagctcctcctgataaggcccaggcagaggggtggggcaaggcagatggaaatgcttgccccttgatggtcccagcagtctcatccctgcagcagcagtctcatccctgcagctcctcctgataaggcccaggcagaggggtggggcaaggcaggtggaaatgcttgccccttgatggtcccagcagtctcatccctgcagcagcacaactcagcctgcagctcttcctgataaggcccaggcagaggggtggggcaaggcagatggaaatgcttgccccttgatggtcccagcacagtctcatccttgCAGcaacacgactcagcctgcagcttctcctgataaggcccaggcagaggggtggggcaaggcagatggaaatgcttgccccttgatggtcccagcagtctcatccctgcagcagcacgactcagtcTGCAGcttctcctgataaggcccaggcagaggggtggggaaggcagatggaaatgcttgccccttgatggtcccagcagtctcatccctgcagcagcacgactcagcctgcagctcctcctgataaggcccaggtagaggggtggggcaaggcagatggaaatgcttgccccttgatggtcccagcagtctcatccttgcagcagcacgactcagcctgcagctcctcctgataaggcccaggcagaggggtggggcaaggcagatggaaatgcttgccccttgatggtcccagcacagtctcatccttgCAGcaacacgactcagcctgcagcttctcctgataaggcccaggcagaggggtggggcaaggcagatggaaatgcttgccccttgatggtcccagcaatctcatccctgcagcagcacgactcagcctgcagctcctcctcataaggcccaggcagaggtgtggggcaaggcaggtggaaatgcttgccccttgatggtcccagcacagtctcatcttGATTTGCGGTACataaatttataaaataaaatgtattgttgttgctgctttgtATAATCCTCTATAACATGTCCCCATCTCTTGTCACTAGGTTCAGCTAAGCACCTGGGTTTCTACACTGTCATCCTGTCTGATGTCCAAGATGTCATTGTGGTGTAGAAAAGTTTAAAGCATTACTAAACCTCAATCACAAATTATGCTAAACCACTAAATGCCTGCTGCTTTGCTGTTGCATTGTCTCATGGCAGAATTTTATCTTGGCATTGCAAGGAGATCCAACAGCTCCCATGTTTAGGATTAGGGTATAAATCTTACCTCTTAAATTAGAGTATTGTTAAAACTATAATTACCTGTATTAGTATAAATGGGCTCATGCGCCTCTTGCTTCTGCTGTCATTTAATCTACTGTGTCTGTGGCATTTTATCTTCCTCTTGAAAGACGGCTTCATTTATAAAAATGGAGGAGGGAACAGCAAGAGGTCAATGTGTGCTACAATTGAGAGTAAGTGAGTGATTTAATACATGTAGGTTAGCATTAAATATTTCATGTTTAACAACAATTAAATCTATAACATTTCTGTTACACAATTCTGTTCTGGTGTTTGAGAGATTTCTTCTCATACCATTCAATTCCATTTTGTATTCAGGTCTTCAAAAACCACAGCATAGCATTCTATACAGCTGTTCGTTTGCATGTCATAGCTTGCATTCATTTGCTTATGTTTCCTCAGGAAATAATAGTGATTTTTGCTATTTCCTGGGTTCTAGATAATTAGTATCCTGGAAATCTGACAACTGTTGAAAAATTTCTTTCGAACTGGTAATTGAGTGAAAATGACAGCATaaatatctatatttatatatctatatctaatcAACCCTGATTATTCCAGTATTTAGTGGGCAACTTCCGCCTATTCTGAGTGTCCATACAGATAATGGGTGTTCAGCTCAGTAACTAAGTATAGGCCTATGTATAAATTAGAcatgagaggaagaggaagagagatgGTTACATCCCAATATATTCTCAGTGCATTCTCCATGGAGAGGTCCCTTCTATTATGTACAGAGTCTGGAACTCATGAAGAGATTGTGTTAAACCTGTGTTAGGTGCAATATTTTGCAATATTGAATACGTCTTTGTAAGATGATACAACTTCATTAAAGATGATAAAATTAGTGAGTTTTGTATGTTTAAGTCCTAGTGTGTGGTTGTAAATAAGCAACTGATCTGGTGAAGGACAATTCAGAAACAGGCAATAGATGGGGATTAATTTCAGCCAGAGCTCAGCATGGTCATAAAAAAGAATGCATCTGAGCAGGTAGAAAGTGCCTAGTCCTCAGAAGCCATAGTTATGCAGCTGTGGGCTGCTTCTCAGGTAAGGGACACGGCCTCACTTGAAGCTTGGGTCCTGGCAGTTTTCTGTTTAGAATTGAAATTCTGGAAATATGCATTCAGAGGCCAGCAGATCCTTTCCCATTATATAGGGCAGggtcccccaacctggtgcccccagatgttttgaactcccattatctctgaacaatggccatgctggctcggctgatgggaattggagtccaatctGGAAGGCAACATGTTGGGGAAATCTGGTATATGGCAGTCTCTGACAGGCTGCATGGGGTGATTGATGGTGCAGTAAAACAATTAGCGGCACCTGGCCGGGCAGTATCCACTTGTAAATCTGTCAAGGCTTGGAGTTCATGAGAGAACAGGAGGGAGCAGGAGCTGGGGTCTTTTTCCGAATGAAAGTCCAAGTTGGGTTGGCAAGAGTAGTCCAGCAAGGCAGCCGAGGGTCCAAAATAGTCTGGAAGGACAGTCCAGAGTCCAATATACTAGACAGGGTCTGGGTCACAAGCAAGGCTGGCAAAGGTCCAGCACTGGTGTCAGACGTTGCTTCCAGCAGAGCACAAAAAGGCACTCATGGCCTTTTGATCTCCATTCCTAAGTTCAAGTGGTTGCAGTCAGCCCTCCAGCTCCCAGGAGCTTGCAATCTGAAACGGCCAGAACACCTTCGTTGCTCTGTTACCTCCTGGCATCTTCACTCTGCTGGGTCAGAGGGGCCTCTTGTTCACTCTCTGAGTCTGGCTGAGGAACTCCAGCTGTGCCGTGCTTATCTTCCAGTGGCAAGGGGGTCTTGAGCTACATCTCTGGTGAGTCTGCtagctctccacacacacacccggtCTACTGTGGCACATCATTCCCTTCCATCCTCCTCTGAAGACGCATTCGAAGGAGGCATGACAGTATAGGGAGTCAAAATGGTCTGAATATAGAAATGAAGTGAGCAAGAAGAGGGAAAAAGCACCAAAGTCAGTGGAACAGAAAGGAGATGAGCTTGGGTAAATATAGAAACATCAGAGTTTTACTGGAGACAGAAAACTGTATCCCAACAAGACTTCAAATATTGCTGCATGGTTAGCTGTTATGATAAAAAGCTCTTTTTCATTCATTGCCAGCTGAGTGCTCTATGATTCTGAGATACCCGCCCTCTTGAGGCTATTCGATTTTTGTAAGCAGATTGTGTATGCTGTACAGCTGTGTTGCTAGGCACCTTGGCCAAGTGATTGGTTTATAGACATGCGTTTGCAGACTATAATCCCCACATCGCTTGTGAAAATGACTTTGCCTctgcatttccccattatttcTCATTAGCATACATCAGAGTTTATTGAGAATTTGATTTTTGAGCTacaggtttttttattattaagaaCATATTTCTGTGTGTGCTAAATATAGAGGGTTTGTATTAGGCAGAATCTTGGAGCTAAAATAGCATCTGATACACATATTGCATAGCAACCATTCTTCAGTTACTGTGGGGGTAGAACTGGCAAACAGCCTGAACAAAGAGAAATTCTCCTATTTTTGCATTGTGTGATGTCATGTATCCTAAAAATGTGATAAAGTGATATAGCAattcttaatttttaaagtggttcACATACATTATATTCTTGCAGTTTTTACAACAGCCCTACAAGGTAGGCCAGATTATTATCAAATTAGAAATGGGAAAGAGcaacttgcctaaggccacctgaTGAAATTCACCTAGAGGTGAAATTTGAACCAGGAATTTCTTGATTCATAATTTGTTTGCTTAGAGGCCAGCCATGGTGAAGAGGAATTCATGGGTGAGTCAGGATGCTGTAGGTCTGCCTGGAAGCctagaggagagggagaagactGGCAGGAAACAGATAGGCATAGTTCACTGGGGATCTAGATTACTGAAGACAAGGACAATAAGAGGCAAGTctttcaggaccctggacagagcCCAGGGAGCAAACAACTTATTCTTAGGCTCAATCCGAGACCATGTTCACTGGGCTGACTACTCCTCTTAGGTTCTGCTCCCTTCCTGAGGAGTGCAGAGCCATAAAAGCAACACCAAAGGGAGTTGCCCATTTTAGGGCATTACTTCAGGGCTCACAAGGGCACCTCCCCCCTTTTGACTTGCTTGTTCTTGGGGCATTATTATTCTTGAaggactattttatttatttttgtctgaTTGACTGCAATGCTCCCTGTGAGATGGTGAGCATCAGGGGTGCTGTTGGCTATTGATGGGGAAGGGCTTGATCTCCCTTGGTGAGAGATGGGGAGAGGATGTCTCTGTGGTCTCAGGTGAGAGATGGGGAGGAAAttggttttttggtttttatttatttatttgtatttctgtacatGTTTGTTGGTTGAGTATTGGTTAGTTATTAGTTGAATGTTTCAAGTTTCATTGAAGTGAGTTGATGGAGTGATGTGGTAAATGTAAGGAGAATTTGAATTTTGAGTGATTGTGTATGTGGGGGTTGTTTAGGTTAATTATGAGTAGTTTGTATGTATAGGTGAATGATTTTGGTGAGTGCATTAACACGTGTACGTTTTTGtaaaatttatgagattttttaaaatgatatacTGGAATTATACTGCATTTTGAAGTATCAATGTATTTTGCTGTTTTGTATCTGATTTGTTTATATGATTGTTTCAATGATGTATGTTGCTCTGCTCTTTCTATATGGACCAACAGAAAATGTGTTCCCTTTTGTAGGACTTGCTGCTTTTTAGTGAGATGGTGAAGACAAAATGTTGGGATTTCTTCAAATAACTTAAAGCTTGAAACAGTCACTTTTGTAGGTGGACCCTCTGGGTGCTGCCTGGGAGATGTACTAAGCATATACCTTAGACCTTTCgggatttttatttctttatacacTTAGATAGGAAGCAGAATTCAGCATCAGCCAGTGAAATTGATTCTGGACAAGAAATCAGTTAGTATAAATTTAAAGCTTGGAATTCACTGtcacaaaatgtagtgatggtCACTGCCTTAGTTGTCTCAATGGGTTGGACAATTTAATGAAGGACGGGTCTACTTCCAGAGGGCTAGACTCAATGGATCTTCAGCCAAGTCTAGAAAAACTCATTAGCCATCCCTATGTCATGGAGCCAAGTGTTTCATCTGTGATACTCCAGTTTGTTTGAGCTGCCCAGGCTGATTAAATTCTTGATGTCCTTCCAGTACTAAAGTGTGAACTATTACAATTTTTCTAACtgtggtttatttattaaaatgtataaaacagTGTTTAAACTCAATAACCCAAATCAACAGAATCAAAATGAATGTAATCCATTACgtatttaaagtgaaataagcctgatttatggggggggggggaaatatatgATATAGGTAGGGAATTTATAGCAGGATAGTCATAGATAAATAAATTAGGATGATAATAGGTATTCAGGGATAGAAATCTATTCATATCATATCATATTTCTGGAATAGTAAAATGGCATTATTCAATTAGTCATTTCATCTGTATGTTATTTAAATGAAAATTCTGCAATAAAATATTCTTTAGGAAAGCATCTTTATTGTAGATTAAAAATGAGAATTCAATGCAGAACTCCTATTTTAGGGTGTATAAGTAAGTGCTTTATTAGTTCATATGTAAGCTAGAAAAGGATTCCATGTTATAAGGAAATGTTAAATAGTAGGAAGGTGTGATG encodes:
- the LOC133382900 gene encoding uncharacterized protein LOC133382900, whose translation is MLFLRANSSFADGQPRLVSLHFPDSFHDICKAEWASLNKHKPAHKLVKKCFFSHQSVGTAENLHCGLASSCAILYFPPGKEAPEIHVIRERRLHCAGTLRLWLMPYKLGSGFCFCPGQYAVAAREDVLKHTKDAVKKMFLATAFQAEAARDAMQFSARAMVASTVPQCNIWLRSWEVNPRSRIQGGWLALCRIQTVWGATGENPQRPCPHPVLSGFWGLKIVPVPMFLWELQTTLEQDRQVFRGGFPQKSVILKFQVREGDKEEQFA